One genomic region from Xenopus laevis strain J_2021 chromosome 2L, Xenopus_laevis_v10.1, whole genome shotgun sequence encodes:
- the LOC398653 gene encoding 60S acidic ribosomal protein P2: MRYVAAYLLAVLGGKTSPSAGDIKSILKSVGIDADDERVKKVIGELSGKDLDDVVNSGLAKLSSVPCGGAVSAAPASTPAAGGAAPAEKKEEEKKEESEESDDDMGFGLFD, translated from the exons ATGCGTTACGTGGCCGCTTACCTACTTGCTGTCcttggtggcaaaaccagcccCTCAGCTGGAGATATTAAAAGCATCTTAAAAAGCGTTGGCATTGATGCTGATGATGAACGTGTTAAAAAG gtgattgGTGAACTCAGTGGGAAAGATCTTGACGATGTTGTGAACTCTG GTCTTGCCAAACTGTCATCTGTaccatgtgggggtgctgtcTCTGCAGCTCCTGCATCTACTCCAGCCGCCGGAGGAGCTGCACCAGCAG aaaagaaagaagaagaaaagaaggagGAATCCGAAGAGTCTGATGACGACATGGGAttcggattatttgattaa